Proteins encoded within one genomic window of Ranitomeya variabilis isolate aRanVar5 chromosome 4, aRanVar5.hap1, whole genome shotgun sequence:
- the LOC143766260 gene encoding uncharacterized protein LOC143766260: MDRDRDKIMERILHLTLEILFRLTGEDYTVVKKTSSENSEDPVSEGWRRPLSPITWPPPHRLIHEGMNDQKILEITYKMIELLTGEVPIRCQDVSIYFSMEEWEYLEGHKYLYKDVTMEVPQPLKSVLSRKRTTPARCHSPLISQDCKQENPNVLHIHEDEDLTHISSTGTYVRGDEQCREEITTYDYPDNCPRSSEGYWISLDRKADDRGITPVAYEEHVLIPNIAVHSKDLSYDPFKWVLSFDSPQKKCSRRVINQRRHTMKKPFSCSECGKCFDWKSKLLKHKKSHTGEKPYSCEECEKCFRDKSDLFRHQRIHTGERPYSCSDCGKCFKQKWGLVLHQRIHTGTKPYSCSECGKHYNNKASLARHQWVHTGVKPFSCSECGALFTDKSSLAKHQNTHTGAKPFSCSECGKCFTWKSYLMKHKKNHTEAKPFSCEECGKCFREKSDLFRHQRIHTGAKPFSCSECGKSFTQKSCLVSHQGIHTGEKPYSCSECGKCYTSKSNLVKHQWVHTGVKPFSCLECGKLFTDKTSLATHQNIHTGQKPFSCSDCGKCFNQKSVLFRHQRIHIGAKPFSCSECGKCFSQNSALFRHQRTHTGEKPFSCPECKKYFTRKSNLKNHLKTHTEQKPLSCNICGKWFSQRAALNGHQKCHKGKTFSCS; the protein is encoded by the exons atggatagggacagggacaagatcatggagaggatattacacctcaccctagaaatcctcttccggcttactggagag gattacacagtagtgaagaagacctctagtgagaacTCTGAGgatcctgtgtctgagggatggagaAGACCCCTAAGCCCAATCACGTGGCCTCCACCTCACCGCCTGATACATGAGGGCatgaatgaccagaagatcctagaaataacctacaagatgattgagctgctgactggagag gttcctataaggtgtcaggatgtctccatctatttctccatggaggagtgggagtatttagaaggacacaaatatCTGTACAAGGATGTgacgatggaggttccccagcccctcaaatCAG ttttaTCCAGGAAGAGGACAACACCGGCGAGATGTCACAGTCCTTTAAtttcacaggactgtaaacaagaaaatcccaatgttcttCACATTCATGAG gatgaagatctgacccatattagttCTACAGGGACATATGTGAGAGGAGATGAGCAGTGTAGAGAGGAGAtaactacatatgactacccag ataacTGTCCCAGGAGCTCAGAGGGATATTGGATATCTTTAGATCGTAAAGCAGATGATCGTGGTATCACACCAGTTGCATATGAAGAGCATGTCCTAATTCCAAATATAGCcgttcacagcaaagatctatcataTGATCCTTTTAAATGGGTCCTATCATTTGATTCACCGCAGAAAAAATGTAGCAGAAGAGTCATAAATCAAAGACGTCACACAatgaagaagccattttcatgttcagaatgtggaaaatgttttgactGGAAATCAAAACTTCTTAAACATAAgaaaagtcacacaggggagaagccatattcttgTGAAGAATGCGAGAAATGTTTTAGAGATAAATCGGATCtttttagacatcagagaattcacacaggggaaaggccatattcatgttcagactgtggaaaatgttttaagcaGAAATGGGGTCTTGTtctacatcaaagaattcacacaggtacaaagccatattcatgttcagaatgtggaaaacattATAATAATAAAGCAAGTCTTGCTAGACATCAGTGGGTTCACACAGGggtgaaaccattttcatgttcagaatgtggtgcaCTTTTCACCGATAAGTCATCTCTTGCTAAACATCAAAATACTCACACCGGAgcaaaaccattttcatgttcagaatgtggaaagtgttttacCTGGAAATCATACCTTATGAAACATAAGAAAAATCACACAGAGGCAAAGCCATTTTCTTGtgaagaatgtgggaaatgttttagagagAAATCAGATCtttttagacatcagagaattcacacaggtgcaaagccgttttcatgttccgaatgtggaaAAAGTTTTACCCAGAAATCTTGTCTTGTTTCACATCagggaattcacacaggagaaaagccatactcatgttcagaatgtgggaaatgttatacttCTAAGTCAAATCTGGTTAAACATCAGTGGGTTCATACAGgcgtgaagccattttcatgtttagaatgtggaaaactTTTTACAGATAAAACATCTCTTGCTACACATCAAAATATTCACACCGggcagaagccattttcatgttctgattgtggaaaatgttttaaccagaaatcggttctttttagacatcagagaattcacataggagcaaagccattttcatgttcagaatgtgggaaatgttttagccaaaaTTCAGCTCTTTTTAGACATCAaaggactcacacaggggagaagccattctcatgcccagaatgtaaaaaatattttaccagGAAATCAAACCTTAAGAACCATCTAAAAACTCACACAGAACAGAAGCCACTGTCATGTAATATATGTGGAAAATGGTTTTCCCAAAGGGCAGCTCTAAATGGCCATCAAAAATGTCACAAAGGAAAAACCTTTTCATGTTCATAA